The Mytilus galloprovincialis chromosome 4, xbMytGall1.hap1.1, whole genome shotgun sequence genome contains a region encoding:
- the LOC143071953 gene encoding uncharacterized protein LOC143071953 isoform X2 translates to MGCKQSKVKDDEKAVEYVDYKDVVECPPRYPTALAPTARRKDVSYLEKYKEATERVNTVPNSALGDYSALLKHLVDDVTSDLEKVWTLYLWVVSHDFSDPSHCKYPAGDTPKGYLRWIHDGEGDVASFFAILCRRASLKCVIIDGISKGGDYEVGLSEQELEKMRDRWNAVYIDRNWRFVHPSWGSKASDKIRNYFFLPEPEEFNTWCRPDDRQWQLLTTMVTMSEFATFPYCTAEFFMMNMKVLSPKTGKVRARNGHVFVEIATTRNIGKTVVVKYNLIGKKLLKPRVGMNGHAGGESTQREMIPKEGINGYAGGESTHRGLITSRLHEIEQEGEDKNEELITPSAFPSDLDTFVFMWRKDAHFMFNIQLPVSGVYLFSVEAGHINPDYSVSDMVLVAEIKIYCFDNVHEEDIDLFPDVPEIGWGVTPHCLVRGIRPISHVDGEVFVLPDADTTIRFELDHEYEFDVEMIGANFADDLQKYVSHNVHNNLLTIKVRIPGEGHYGLKIHAKGDDDVDFVNVCNYFLVFNKISSNIEKFPKRMLREKLERATDGDERHRLKEALDDFILHNVPDRGEVKKAKDKIGFFDDKKALSDAIKRKNPKYLQKSIQDAKKSKFTEELEEDIKRAELMLAKLNRMEGYLHPIAKLQNSTLAEIRCYTWPPEVVRNVLAAVYVLLGEDYEYLQDWDYIQSLLAKVGKEGLKNKVLNLDMETVPQRQVDLADIIIDPHKLDEAREASTGTAALYQWVNNICTEKKSQQTSVNSSSNGDNKNRKLKVKYPQKDTGKAGQYDSGKFGQYGSMKGRQYEVTSGGQNGKSKINNLVKGKGEQYDNRHDTNRKSNDRKDTKQAHETISPQHRFSKSDKKSNNILGMIIIDERSSSKSKSPNSKGSPTHKSPSSNNASPMQKNLSPAQRSLASKTISPASKNVSPASKNVSPASKNVSPASKNVSPAHRSPANKYVSPTQKSPSNRSPNQKSPSQKSLAEKSPAEKSQGNRFHVIKSDSQKSPPIVPPSDSPPHRSPLQRPPNDEVLTPIGLSPVPQSDEEAFNNFSPISPNEK, encoded by the exons ATGGGTTGTAAGCAGTCAAAGGTTAAAGACGATGAGAAAGCTGTGGAATATGTCGATTAT aaagacGTAGTAGAATGTCCACCAAGGTATCCGACAGCATTAGCACCTACAGCTAGAAGAAAGGATGTATCatatttagaaaaatacaaaGAAGCAACAGAGAGAGTTAACACG GTTCCAAATTCTGCTTTGGGAGATTATTCAgctcttttaaaacatttagtgGACGACGTCACGTCAGATTTAGAAAAAGTCTGGACACTATATCTTTGGGTTGTTAGCCATGACTTCAGTGATCCGTCACACTGTAAATACCCTGCCGGAGATACACCAAAGGGATATCTCAGATGGATTCACGACGGAGAAGGAGATGTTGCATCTTTCTTTGCTATCTTGTGCAG ACGTGCAAGTTTAAAATGTGTGATAATTGATGGAATAAGTAAAGGAGGAGACTACGAAGTAGGACTGTCGGAACAAGAACTCGAGAAAATGAGAGATCGGTGGAACGCTGTGTACATAGATAGAAACTGGAGATTTGTTCATCCTTCTTGGGGATCGAAGGCATCTGACAAG attcgaaattattttttcttgCCGGAACCAGAAGAGTTTAACACATGGTGTCGCCCTGATGACAGACAGTGGCAACTCCTGACGACAATGGTTACCATGTCGGAGTTTGCAACTTTCCCATACTGTACTGCAGAATTTTTTATGATGAATATGAAAGTTCTTTCCCCTAAAACCGGAAAGGTTCGAGCTAGAAACGGACATGTTTTTGTTGAAATTGCCACAACACGTAATATAGGGAAAACTGTTGTAGTCAAGTATAACTTGATAGGAAAGAAACTACTCAAACCTAGGGTAGGCATGAACGGGCATGCTGGAGGGGAGTCAACGCAAAGGGAAATGATTCCCAAAGAAGGGATCAACGGGTACGCAGGTGGGGAGTCAACACACAGGGGATTAATTACGAGCAGGCTTCATGAGATTGAGCAGGAAGGTGAAGATAAAAATGAAGAACTCATAACTCCTTCTGCATTTCCATCTGACCTCGACACGTTTGTGTTTATGTGGAGAAAAGACGCTCATTTTATGTTTAATATCCAGCTTCCAGTATCGGGTGTATACCTTTTCTCTGTAGAGGCAGGGCATATTAATCCTGATTATTCTGTGTCAGACATGGTGTTAGTTgcagaaataaaaatatattgttttgataatGTTCACGAGGAAGACATTGACTTGTTCCCTGACGTACCAGAGATTGGATGGGGCGTAACTCCACATTGCTTGGTACGAGGTATTCGCCCTATTTCACACGTTGACGGAGAAGTATTTGTTCTCCCAGATGCTGATACGACTATTAGATTTGAGCTTGATCACGAATACGAGTTTGATGTTGAAATGATTGGTGCAAATTTTGCCGATGATTTACAAAAATACGTCAGTCATAATGTTCATAATAATCTATTAACTATCAAAGTTCGGATCCCTGGAGAAGGACACTACGGACTGAAAATCCACGCAAAAGGTGATGATGACGTGGACTTCGTCAATGTGTGCAattattttttggttttcaaCAAGATATCATCCAACATTGAG AAATTTCCTAAACGGATGCTGAGAGAAAAATTAGAAAGAGCAACTGATGGTGATGAAAGGCATAGGTTGAAGGAAGCGTTAGATGACTTTATACTCCACAATGTACCTGATCGAGGGGAAGTTAAGAAAGCTAAAGACAAGATAGGCTTCTTCGATGATAAAAAgg CATTAAGTGATGCCATCAAACGGAAAAATCCCAAATACCTACAGAAATCAATACAAGATGCCAAAAAGTCTAAATTTACTGAAGAATTAGAAGAGGACATCAAACGAGCAGAGCTAATGTTAGCTAAATTGAATAGAATGGAAGGTTATCTACATCCTATTGCAAAGTTGCAGAACTCAACCTTGGCAGAAATACGGTGCTATACATGGCCACCTGAAGTGGTTAGAAATGTCCTCGCGGCAGTATACGTATTGTTAGGAGAGGACTATGAATATCTTCAG GATTGGGATTATATTCAAAGCTTACTGGCCAAAGTTGGAAAAGAGGGTTTGAAAAACAAGGTTTTAAATCTAGATATGGAGACTGTCCCACAGCGGCAAGTAGATCTGGCTGATATCATTATTGATCCACACAAGTTAGATGAGGCAAGAGAGGCCAGTACTGGAACGGCAGCATTATACCAATGG GTGAACAACATATGTACAGAGAAAAAAAGCCAACAGACATCTGTTAATTCAAGTAGTAATGGTGACAACAAGAAcagaaaattaaaagttaaatacccACAGAAGGATACAGGTAAAGCTGGGCAATATGACAGCGGCAAGTTTGGACAATATGGTTCTATGAAAGGACGGCAGTACGAGGTAACATCGGGCGGGCAAAACGGCAAGTCAAAAATTAATAATCTCGTCAAAGGAAAAGGGGAACAGTATGATAACAGACATGATACTAACAGAAAATCCAACGACCGAAAGGACACAAAACAAGCGCACGAAACTATATCGCCACAGCATCGATTTTCGAAGTCGGACAAGAAAAGTAATAATATCTTAGGAATGATTATTATAGACGAGAGGTCatcatcaaaatcaaaatcaccaAACAGCAAAGGATCACCAACACATAAGTCACCATCATCAAATAATGCTTCGCCTATGCAGAAAAATCTTTCACCAGCACAGAGATCTCTAGCCAGTAAAACCATATCGCCAGCTAGTAAAAACGTATCACCAGCTAGTAAAAATGTATCACCAGCTAGTAAAAATGTTTCCCCAGCCAGTAAAAATGTTTCCCCAGCACACAGATCTCCTGCCAATAAATATGTATCACCAACACAAAAATCTCCGTCAAACAGATCACCAAATCAGAAATCTCCATCCCAAAAATCACTAGCAGAAAAATCACCAGCTGAAAAATCGCAAGGTAATCGATTCCATGTGATAAAATCGGACTCTCAGAAATCACCACCAATTGTACCACCATCAGATTCGCCACCTCATCGATCACCTCTACAACGACCTCCTAATGATGAAGTGCTCACGCCAATAGGATTATCTCCAGTGCCTCAGTCGGATGAAGAGGCTTTCAACAACTTTTCGCCGATTTCACCAAACGAGAAATAA
- the LOC143071953 gene encoding uncharacterized protein LOC143071953 isoform X1 — translation MGVSFSGRKSKLVNQRTSDLDIFKHTDDLLVYDLEEENETDNFANHKDVVECPPRYPTALAPTARRKDVSYLEKYKEATERVNTVPNSALGDYSALLKHLVDDVTSDLEKVWTLYLWVVSHDFSDPSHCKYPAGDTPKGYLRWIHDGEGDVASFFAILCRRASLKCVIIDGISKGGDYEVGLSEQELEKMRDRWNAVYIDRNWRFVHPSWGSKASDKIRNYFFLPEPEEFNTWCRPDDRQWQLLTTMVTMSEFATFPYCTAEFFMMNMKVLSPKTGKVRARNGHVFVEIATTRNIGKTVVVKYNLIGKKLLKPRVGMNGHAGGESTQREMIPKEGINGYAGGESTHRGLITSRLHEIEQEGEDKNEELITPSAFPSDLDTFVFMWRKDAHFMFNIQLPVSGVYLFSVEAGHINPDYSVSDMVLVAEIKIYCFDNVHEEDIDLFPDVPEIGWGVTPHCLVRGIRPISHVDGEVFVLPDADTTIRFELDHEYEFDVEMIGANFADDLQKYVSHNVHNNLLTIKVRIPGEGHYGLKIHAKGDDDVDFVNVCNYFLVFNKISSNIEKFPKRMLREKLERATDGDERHRLKEALDDFILHNVPDRGEVKKAKDKIGFFDDKKALSDAIKRKNPKYLQKSIQDAKKSKFTEELEEDIKRAELMLAKLNRMEGYLHPIAKLQNSTLAEIRCYTWPPEVVRNVLAAVYVLLGEDYEYLQDWDYIQSLLAKVGKEGLKNKVLNLDMETVPQRQVDLADIIIDPHKLDEAREASTGTAALYQWVNNICTEKKSQQTSVNSSSNGDNKNRKLKVKYPQKDTGKAGQYDSGKFGQYGSMKGRQYEVTSGGQNGKSKINNLVKGKGEQYDNRHDTNRKSNDRKDTKQAHETISPQHRFSKSDKKSNNILGMIIIDERSSSKSKSPNSKGSPTHKSPSSNNASPMQKNLSPAQRSLASKTISPASKNVSPASKNVSPASKNVSPASKNVSPAHRSPANKYVSPTQKSPSNRSPNQKSPSQKSLAEKSPAEKSQGNRFHVIKSDSQKSPPIVPPSDSPPHRSPLQRPPNDEVLTPIGLSPVPQSDEEAFNNFSPISPNEK, via the exons ATGGGCGTGTCGTTCAGCGgtagaaaatcaaaacttgtcaATCAAAGAACATCTGATTTGGATATTTTCAAACATACAGATGATTTGCTGGTTTACGATCTTGAGGAAGAAAATGAAACAGATAATTTCGcgaatcat aaagacGTAGTAGAATGTCCACCAAGGTATCCGACAGCATTAGCACCTACAGCTAGAAGAAAGGATGTATCatatttagaaaaatacaaaGAAGCAACAGAGAGAGTTAACACG GTTCCAAATTCTGCTTTGGGAGATTATTCAgctcttttaaaacatttagtgGACGACGTCACGTCAGATTTAGAAAAAGTCTGGACACTATATCTTTGGGTTGTTAGCCATGACTTCAGTGATCCGTCACACTGTAAATACCCTGCCGGAGATACACCAAAGGGATATCTCAGATGGATTCACGACGGAGAAGGAGATGTTGCATCTTTCTTTGCTATCTTGTGCAG ACGTGCAAGTTTAAAATGTGTGATAATTGATGGAATAAGTAAAGGAGGAGACTACGAAGTAGGACTGTCGGAACAAGAACTCGAGAAAATGAGAGATCGGTGGAACGCTGTGTACATAGATAGAAACTGGAGATTTGTTCATCCTTCTTGGGGATCGAAGGCATCTGACAAG attcgaaattattttttcttgCCGGAACCAGAAGAGTTTAACACATGGTGTCGCCCTGATGACAGACAGTGGCAACTCCTGACGACAATGGTTACCATGTCGGAGTTTGCAACTTTCCCATACTGTACTGCAGAATTTTTTATGATGAATATGAAAGTTCTTTCCCCTAAAACCGGAAAGGTTCGAGCTAGAAACGGACATGTTTTTGTTGAAATTGCCACAACACGTAATATAGGGAAAACTGTTGTAGTCAAGTATAACTTGATAGGAAAGAAACTACTCAAACCTAGGGTAGGCATGAACGGGCATGCTGGAGGGGAGTCAACGCAAAGGGAAATGATTCCCAAAGAAGGGATCAACGGGTACGCAGGTGGGGAGTCAACACACAGGGGATTAATTACGAGCAGGCTTCATGAGATTGAGCAGGAAGGTGAAGATAAAAATGAAGAACTCATAACTCCTTCTGCATTTCCATCTGACCTCGACACGTTTGTGTTTATGTGGAGAAAAGACGCTCATTTTATGTTTAATATCCAGCTTCCAGTATCGGGTGTATACCTTTTCTCTGTAGAGGCAGGGCATATTAATCCTGATTATTCTGTGTCAGACATGGTGTTAGTTgcagaaataaaaatatattgttttgataatGTTCACGAGGAAGACATTGACTTGTTCCCTGACGTACCAGAGATTGGATGGGGCGTAACTCCACATTGCTTGGTACGAGGTATTCGCCCTATTTCACACGTTGACGGAGAAGTATTTGTTCTCCCAGATGCTGATACGACTATTAGATTTGAGCTTGATCACGAATACGAGTTTGATGTTGAAATGATTGGTGCAAATTTTGCCGATGATTTACAAAAATACGTCAGTCATAATGTTCATAATAATCTATTAACTATCAAAGTTCGGATCCCTGGAGAAGGACACTACGGACTGAAAATCCACGCAAAAGGTGATGATGACGTGGACTTCGTCAATGTGTGCAattattttttggttttcaaCAAGATATCATCCAACATTGAG AAATTTCCTAAACGGATGCTGAGAGAAAAATTAGAAAGAGCAACTGATGGTGATGAAAGGCATAGGTTGAAGGAAGCGTTAGATGACTTTATACTCCACAATGTACCTGATCGAGGGGAAGTTAAGAAAGCTAAAGACAAGATAGGCTTCTTCGATGATAAAAAgg CATTAAGTGATGCCATCAAACGGAAAAATCCCAAATACCTACAGAAATCAATACAAGATGCCAAAAAGTCTAAATTTACTGAAGAATTAGAAGAGGACATCAAACGAGCAGAGCTAATGTTAGCTAAATTGAATAGAATGGAAGGTTATCTACATCCTATTGCAAAGTTGCAGAACTCAACCTTGGCAGAAATACGGTGCTATACATGGCCACCTGAAGTGGTTAGAAATGTCCTCGCGGCAGTATACGTATTGTTAGGAGAGGACTATGAATATCTTCAG GATTGGGATTATATTCAAAGCTTACTGGCCAAAGTTGGAAAAGAGGGTTTGAAAAACAAGGTTTTAAATCTAGATATGGAGACTGTCCCACAGCGGCAAGTAGATCTGGCTGATATCATTATTGATCCACACAAGTTAGATGAGGCAAGAGAGGCCAGTACTGGAACGGCAGCATTATACCAATGG GTGAACAACATATGTACAGAGAAAAAAAGCCAACAGACATCTGTTAATTCAAGTAGTAATGGTGACAACAAGAAcagaaaattaaaagttaaatacccACAGAAGGATACAGGTAAAGCTGGGCAATATGACAGCGGCAAGTTTGGACAATATGGTTCTATGAAAGGACGGCAGTACGAGGTAACATCGGGCGGGCAAAACGGCAAGTCAAAAATTAATAATCTCGTCAAAGGAAAAGGGGAACAGTATGATAACAGACATGATACTAACAGAAAATCCAACGACCGAAAGGACACAAAACAAGCGCACGAAACTATATCGCCACAGCATCGATTTTCGAAGTCGGACAAGAAAAGTAATAATATCTTAGGAATGATTATTATAGACGAGAGGTCatcatcaaaatcaaaatcaccaAACAGCAAAGGATCACCAACACATAAGTCACCATCATCAAATAATGCTTCGCCTATGCAGAAAAATCTTTCACCAGCACAGAGATCTCTAGCCAGTAAAACCATATCGCCAGCTAGTAAAAACGTATCACCAGCTAGTAAAAATGTATCACCAGCTAGTAAAAATGTTTCCCCAGCCAGTAAAAATGTTTCCCCAGCACACAGATCTCCTGCCAATAAATATGTATCACCAACACAAAAATCTCCGTCAAACAGATCACCAAATCAGAAATCTCCATCCCAAAAATCACTAGCAGAAAAATCACCAGCTGAAAAATCGCAAGGTAATCGATTCCATGTGATAAAATCGGACTCTCAGAAATCACCACCAATTGTACCACCATCAGATTCGCCACCTCATCGATCACCTCTACAACGACCTCCTAATGATGAAGTGCTCACGCCAATAGGATTATCTCCAGTGCCTCAGTCGGATGAAGAGGCTTTCAACAACTTTTCGCCGATTTCACCAAACGAGAAATAA